One window from the genome of Thermoanaerobacterium sp. PSU-2 encodes:
- a CDS encoding TMEM165/GDT1 family protein encodes MNALISSFILVFASEMGDKSQFMAMAFATFIKARTVLISILIAALLNMGIAVLFGSFITEYIPIKYVKLLAAISFLIFGLITLKNGHEGHEKIRKSKYGPVFTIISTYFISEFGDKTQLSTLALTATYKNPVFVLLGATAGIFIADVIGIVLGVYLGKKLPTKLLHYISAIIFIIFGFITLYEAKTL; translated from the coding sequence ATGAATGCTTTAATATCGTCTTTTATTCTCGTCTTTGCATCTGAAATGGGCGACAAGTCACAGTTTATGGCTATGGCATTTGCCACATTTATAAAAGCCAGAACTGTCTTAATTAGCATATTAATCGCTGCCCTTTTAAATATGGGTATTGCAGTTTTGTTTGGCTCATTTATTACAGAGTACATACCGATAAAATACGTGAAGCTATTGGCTGCCATATCTTTTTTAATTTTTGGATTGATCACATTAAAAAATGGCCATGAAGGACATGAAAAAATCAGAAAATCCAAATACGGTCCAGTTTTCACCATAATAAGTACATATTTTATTTCGGAATTTGGAGATAAGACACAGCTTTCGACACTAGCGCTTACTGCCACATACAAAAATCCTGTATTTGTTTTATTAGGTGCTACTGCAGGAATTTTCATAGCTGATGTCATTGGAATCGTATTGGGAGTTTATTTAGGTAAGAAATTGCCAACAAAACTTTTGCATTACATATCAGCCATCATTTTTATAATATTTGGCTTTATCACTTTGTACGAAGCAAAAACTCTATAG
- a CDS encoding LysM peptidoglycan-binding domain-containing protein: MLKKCIKVKPLIASLAAALLFSQTAFAATYTVKPGDSLYKIGLNYGTTYNQIMKLNNLSDTVIYPGQVLVVPGSDNTYTVQKGDSLYLIAMKYGTTVDALKNVNGLTGDMIYPGQVFVIPTSTSGTPSTSSSIRSDVTANRGSIQRGVISYTNADLDLLSRLINAEAGGEPYQAKVAVGAVIVNRVKSGIFPNTIQGVIYQVDSNGYYQFTPVENGWINLPATPDSISAARDALNGVDPTNGALYYFDNSNTNQWLWSLPVALKVGNMVFSYAR; this comes from the coding sequence ATGTTAAAAAAATGTATTAAGGTAAAGCCTCTCATTGCATCATTAGCAGCGGCTCTTTTATTTTCTCAGACGGCATTTGCGGCAACGTATACTGTAAAACCTGGTGATAGCCTATACAAGATAGGCTTAAATTATGGCACAACATACAATCAAATAATGAAGCTTAACAATCTCAGTGATACAGTAATATATCCGGGGCAAGTATTAGTTGTACCTGGCAGTGACAACACATATACAGTCCAGAAAGGCGATAGTTTATACTTAATTGCCATGAAGTATGGTACTACTGTAGATGCTTTAAAAAATGTAAATGGTTTAACAGGCGATATGATTTATCCAGGGCAAGTTTTTGTCATACCAACATCGACGTCTGGTACACCATCAACTTCTTCAAGTATAAGAAGCGATGTAACTGCAAACAGAGGTTCTATCCAAAGAGGTGTTATTTCATACACAAATGCTGATTTGGATCTTCTATCAAGGCTTATAAATGCGGAAGCTGGTGGTGAACCATATCAAGCTAAAGTTGCTGTCGGTGCCGTGATAGTGAATAGGGTAAAAAGTGGTATATTTCCTAACACAATACAAGGCGTAATATACCAAGTCGATAGCAACGGTTACTATCAATTTACGCCTGTTGAAAATGGATGGATAAATCTACCTGCTACACCAGACTCAATAAGTGCTGCAAGGGATGCCTTAAACGGTGTAGATCCTACAAACGGTGCACTTTATTACTTTGACAACAGCAATACCAATCAGTGGCTTTGGTCGTTGCCAGTTGCACTAAAAGTAGGCAATATGGTATTTTCTTATGCGAGATAA
- a CDS encoding ATP-binding protein — protein sequence MKIKSFKLSIKLRIALLYAIIFSFILIVLNASVLYGLKYYLVYQAFDDIQNQSDVIVEKLKEVDGIITSVDKDLLFGSSIGENMYLKIVDSHGKIVYVSSPHLIGIPYDKNINAPTKIEKDETHIAYINREYTYGNKFFYIQVYEDLKNQYFFLKLLFVMMAVSDVIGVLVSFFAGYFITGRALRPVDYMVREVHAIDEKKLNKRLSISGNNDELSKLAATFNDMLDRLEDYFKRQNAFISNVSHELRTPLSILKGYIELIDRWGKDNKDVLEESIGALKKEEQEMEILIERLLMLARGDNKTLNINKKLFNVYELIAEIVRDAKVIFNEKSIEIFCHKNLEVNADRNLIKELLRIILDNALKYTDIDGNIKIYAEEVDKNVAVIIKDDGIGIPEEEIPYVFDRFYRVDKARSKETGGMGLGLSIAKLIVELHGGSIEVKSKLNEGSEFKITIPKI from the coding sequence ATGAAGATTAAAAGCTTTAAATTATCAATAAAGTTGAGAATTGCATTGCTTTATGCTATCATATTTTCATTTATTTTAATAGTGCTTAATGCATCTGTGTTATACGGTCTCAAATATTACCTTGTATATCAAGCGTTTGACGATATACAAAATCAATCAGATGTCATAGTCGAAAAGCTGAAAGAAGTTGATGGCATAATAACAAGTGTAGACAAAGATTTGCTTTTCGGATCGTCAATAGGTGAAAATATGTATTTAAAGATTGTGGATTCGCATGGAAAAATTGTGTACGTGTCTTCACCGCATTTGATTGGTATACCATATGATAAAAATATAAATGCACCTACAAAAATAGAAAAAGATGAGACGCATATAGCATATATAAACAGAGAGTATACTTACGGGAATAAGTTTTTTTACATTCAGGTTTATGAAGATTTAAAAAATCAGTATTTTTTCTTAAAGCTTTTGTTTGTGATGATGGCTGTTTCCGATGTCATTGGAGTTTTGGTGTCTTTTTTTGCAGGATATTTTATAACAGGTAGAGCATTAAGGCCTGTTGATTATATGGTGAGAGAAGTTCATGCAATCGACGAGAAAAAATTAAATAAAAGATTGAGCATTAGCGGAAATAATGATGAACTGTCTAAGCTCGCTGCTACGTTTAATGACATGCTGGACAGGCTGGAAGACTATTTTAAAAGGCAGAATGCATTTATATCAAATGTTTCCCATGAGCTTAGGACACCTTTGTCTATCTTGAAAGGATATATAGAACTTATAGACAGGTGGGGGAAAGACAACAAAGATGTACTGGAAGAGTCTATAGGCGCTTTAAAAAAAGAAGAGCAAGAAATGGAGATATTGATTGAAAGGCTTTTGATGCTGGCAAGAGGAGATAACAAGACGCTTAATATAAATAAGAAATTATTTAATGTTTATGAATTGATTGCAGAAATAGTCAGGGATGCTAAAGTGATTTTCAATGAAAAAAGCATTGAAATTTTTTGCCATAAAAATTTGGAAGTGAATGCAGATAGGAACCTTATAAAGGAACTATTAAGAATAATTCTTGATAATGCATTAAAATATACAGACATTGATGGCAATATAAAAATTTATGCAGAAGAAGTAGATAAAAATGTAGCCGTAATAATTAAAGACGACGGCATTGGAATACCTGAAGAAGAGATTCCTTATGTATTTGACAGATTTTATAGGGTTGACAAGGCAAGAAGTAAAGAAACTGGTGGAATGGGCTTAGGACTATCTATTGCAAAGCTTATTGTTGAGCTGCACGGTGGGAGTATTGAAGTAAAAAGCAAATTAAATGAAGGATCTGAATTTAAAATAACAATCCCGAAAATTTGA
- a CDS encoding response regulator transcription factor, which produces MEESILIIEDEKRIARFLQIELEHEGYSVALEYSGNSGLREALDGNYDLIILDLMLPGLDGFSVLRELRKKSSTPVIILSAKDDVKDKVFGFDIGADDYLTKPFSIEELMARIRNALRKNAKSNANKLVYDGITMDLSTYEVKRDGIKVELTKKEFELLKYLIINSEIVLTRENILENVWGYNYIGETNIVDVYIRYLRSKIDEPFNNKLIQTIRGVGYSLKKEKDED; this is translated from the coding sequence ATGGAAGAAAGCATACTCATAATTGAAGATGAGAAAAGAATTGCAAGGTTTTTACAGATAGAGCTTGAACATGAAGGTTATAGTGTGGCATTAGAATATAGCGGCAATAGTGGCTTAAGAGAGGCTTTAGATGGAAATTACGATTTGATAATCTTAGATTTGATGCTTCCCGGTTTGGATGGTTTTTCAGTATTGAGAGAACTGCGAAAGAAATCATCGACGCCTGTAATAATTTTAAGCGCAAAAGATGATGTAAAAGACAAGGTATTTGGGTTTGATATAGGTGCTGATGATTATCTGACTAAGCCGTTTTCGATTGAAGAGCTTATGGCGAGAATAAGAAACGCTCTTAGAAAAAATGCAAAGTCAAATGCTAATAAATTGGTATATGATGGCATAACAATGGATTTGTCTACATACGAAGTAAAAAGAGACGGAATAAAGGTTGAGTTGACGAAAAAAGAGTTTGAGCTTTTGAAATATTTGATTATAAACTCTGAAATAGTGCTTACAAGGGAAAATATATTGGAGAATGTATGGGGCTACAATTATATTGGTGAGACTAACATAGTAGATGTGTACATAAGGTATTTGCGAAGTAAAATTGATGAACCGTTTAATAATAAGTTGATACAGACGATAAGAGGTGTAGGATATTCTTTAAAGAAAGAAAAAGATGAAGATTAA
- the aroA gene encoding 3-phosphoshikimate 1-carboxyvinyltransferase produces MEVEISKKSHLKGVVNVPGDKSISHRAIMFGSIAVGDTVVKGFLKSEDCFSTINCMRKLGVEIEIVNDDVYVKGNGMYLNESLDVLDAGNSGTTMRLLSGILAGQKFASTITGDESLRKRPMKRIIQPLSMMGAKITAVYDNYAPLTIKGNTLKGVNYKTEVSSAQVKSCIMLASLYAQDVTTIEEPYLSRNHSELMLNYFGGNFESYDNKVICHPVEKLHGCEILVPGDISSAAYFMVAASILPDSEVLIKNVNINNTRTGIIDVLNKMGGNVEIIEEKVVNNEPVADIVVRSSHLKGIVIGGEIIPRLIDEIPVIAVAAAYADGTTVIKDADELKVKESNRIDTMVSQLKKMGADIEATNDGMVIRGKEKLYGATVDSYNDHRVAMSLSIAALKADGSTKIKNAECVNISFPDFYSVLNVL; encoded by the coding sequence ATGGAGGTAGAAATTTCTAAAAAAAGCCATCTAAAAGGTGTAGTGAATGTTCCTGGAGATAAATCTATATCTCATAGAGCCATAATGTTTGGCTCTATTGCTGTTGGCGATACTGTTGTGAAAGGTTTCTTAAAAAGTGAAGATTGCTTTTCGACGATAAATTGCATGAGAAAGTTAGGTGTGGAGATAGAAATAGTTAATGATGATGTATATGTTAAAGGAAATGGCATGTATCTGAATGAAAGCCTTGATGTTTTAGATGCTGGAAACTCTGGTACAACGATGCGCCTTTTATCAGGTATTTTAGCTGGTCAGAAATTTGCATCTACTATAACCGGTGATGAGTCTTTAAGAAAAAGGCCTATGAAACGAATAATACAGCCGCTATCAATGATGGGAGCGAAAATAACAGCGGTTTATGACAATTATGCACCTCTTACCATAAAAGGCAATACACTTAAGGGGGTTAACTACAAAACAGAAGTTTCCAGTGCTCAAGTAAAATCATGCATAATGCTGGCAAGTTTGTATGCACAGGACGTTACGACAATTGAGGAACCATATTTGTCCAGAAACCACAGCGAACTTATGCTTAATTACTTTGGCGGAAATTTTGAGTCTTATGACAATAAGGTGATATGCCATCCTGTGGAAAAACTGCATGGGTGCGAAATCTTGGTTCCTGGCGACATATCTTCTGCTGCGTATTTTATGGTAGCAGCCAGCATATTGCCTGATTCAGAAGTATTGATAAAAAATGTAAATATAAACAACACGCGAACAGGAATAATAGATGTGCTGAATAAAATGGGTGGCAATGTTGAAATAATAGAGGAGAAAGTCGTAAACAATGAACCTGTAGCGGACATAGTAGTAAGATCTTCGCATCTAAAGGGAATTGTGATCGGTGGTGAGATTATACCGAGGTTGATTGATGAGATACCGGTTATTGCCGTAGCAGCAGCTTACGCTGATGGTACTACAGTTATAAAAGATGCTGACGAACTAAAAGTAAAAGAAAGCAATCGCATAGACACCATGGTAAGTCAATTGAAGAAAATGGGCGCCGACATAGAAGCTACAAACGATGGCATGGTAATTCGTGGGAAAGAAAAGCTGTATGGTGCTACGGTTGACAGCTACAACGATCATAGAGTTGCTATGTCATTAAGCATTGCTGCTCTAAAAGCTGATGGCAGTACAAAGATAAAAAATGCAGAATGTGTGAATATTTCATTTCCTGATTTTTATAGCGTACTTAATGTGCTATAA
- a CDS encoding prephenate dehydrogenase/arogenate dehydrogenase family protein, whose protein sequence is MIEKVAIIGLGLIGGSLAKAIRKYTNLGIIGVDVKDDYIDEALREGIIDEGLKEIDKPIDTDVVFVCTPVGIVINCIEEMLPHLKDGCVITDVGSTKKTIMDAVKGILPKDKFFIGGHPMAGSEKCGFSSSSSELFFGSNYFIIPDEKTPDSVVEIFIDEIIKKIGANPILVDSYSHDRIVGIVSHVPHILSAALTNFAYREDADAIRFAAGGFKDSTRISMSQTEMWKDIILNNKDVIKRLIIDYENLLNEFLFSLDCDDIKSLCEFFDTAREIRKSIAS, encoded by the coding sequence ATGATTGAAAAAGTAGCGATCATAGGATTGGGGCTTATAGGTGGCTCTTTGGCGAAAGCCATAAGAAAGTATACAAATTTAGGTATAATAGGTGTAGACGTGAAAGATGATTATATCGATGAAGCTTTAAGGGAAGGAATAATTGATGAAGGCTTAAAAGAAATTGATAAACCAATAGACACAGACGTAGTATTTGTATGCACTCCTGTTGGAATAGTCATAAATTGCATAGAAGAAATGCTTCCCCACTTAAAAGACGGCTGTGTGATAACTGATGTTGGAAGCACAAAAAAAACGATAATGGATGCGGTAAAGGGCATATTGCCGAAAGATAAATTCTTTATAGGTGGTCATCCTATGGCAGGCTCTGAAAAGTGTGGATTTTCTTCAAGCAGTTCTGAACTCTTTTTTGGAAGCAATTATTTTATAATTCCTGATGAAAAAACACCTGACAGTGTGGTAGAGATTTTCATCGATGAAATAATTAAAAAAATTGGTGCTAATCCTATACTTGTTGATAGCTATTCACATGATAGGATAGTAGGCATTGTAAGCCATGTGCCACATATTTTATCGGCGGCTCTGACTAATTTTGCATATAGAGAAGACGCAGATGCTATAAGATTCGCTGCTGGCGGTTTTAAAGACTCTACGAGAATATCGATGTCCCAGACTGAGATGTGGAAGGATATTATTTTGAATAACAAAGATGTTATAAAAAGGCTGATAATAGATTATGAAAATCTTTTAAACGAATTTTTATTTAGCCTTGATTGTGACGATATAAAGTCACTGTGTGAATTTTTTGATACAGCAAGAGAAATCAGAAAAAGCATAGCTTCTTGA
- the aroF gene encoding 3-deoxy-7-phosphoheptulonate synthase, protein MVIVMKPSATEKQISDVSNLLLSLDLKPHISKGEERVVIGVIGDKKKLKDKNVELMEGVEKVIPIVESYKLASRTFNPVSTIVDVDGVQVGGKSVVIMAGPCAVESKEQLFESAEAVKMFGAKFLRGGAYKPRTSPYSFQGLEREGLEMLYEAKKHTGLKIVTEVMDVYSIEIVAKYADVLQIGARNMQNFSLLKEVGRSNMPVLLKRGIAATIEEWLNAAEYILSEGNKNVILCERGIRTFEQYTRNTLDLSAVPVVKRLSHLPIIVDPSHGTGKSFLVNPMAKAAIAAGADGLIIEVHPDPKNALSDGAQSLTPDEFRVLAEEISDIANAVGRDFK, encoded by the coding sequence ATGGTAATTGTTATGAAGCCAAGTGCTACAGAAAAGCAAATCTCTGATGTGTCAAATCTTTTATTATCTCTTGATTTAAAACCCCACATTTCTAAAGGAGAAGAACGAGTAGTAATAGGTGTGATTGGCGACAAGAAAAAACTTAAAGATAAAAATGTTGAGCTTATGGAAGGCGTTGAGAAAGTCATACCTATAGTTGAGTCTTACAAACTTGCAAGTCGTACATTTAATCCTGTATCTACAATTGTAGATGTAGACGGTGTCCAAGTTGGTGGTAAAAGTGTAGTCATAATGGCTGGTCCATGTGCTGTTGAAAGCAAAGAGCAGCTTTTTGAAAGTGCAGAAGCAGTCAAGATGTTTGGAGCTAAATTTTTGCGAGGTGGTGCATACAAGCCCCGCACGTCTCCATATTCTTTCCAAGGACTTGAAAGAGAAGGACTTGAGATGTTATATGAAGCTAAAAAGCATACAGGTTTAAAAATAGTTACGGAGGTTATGGACGTCTATTCTATAGAAATTGTAGCCAAATATGCAGATGTATTGCAAATCGGCGCGAGAAACATGCAAAACTTTTCGCTACTTAAAGAAGTGGGCAGGTCTAATATGCCTGTTCTTTTAAAGAGAGGCATTGCAGCCACAATAGAAGAGTGGCTTAATGCTGCTGAATACATTTTAAGCGAAGGCAACAAAAATGTGATACTTTGTGAAAGAGGAATAAGGACATTCGAGCAGTACACGAGAAATACCCTTGATTTAAGTGCGGTGCCTGTTGTAAAAAGACTAAGCCACTTGCCAATAATAGTCGATCCGAGCCATGGAACAGGAAAATCTTTTTTAGTAAATCCAATGGCGAAAGCTGCAATAGCTGCCGGAGCAGATGGCCTTATAATTGAAGTTCATCCTGATCCTAAAAATGCTTTATCAGACGGTGCGCAGTCATTGACGCCAGATGAATTTAGAGTTTTGGCAGAAGAAATATCTGATATAGCAAATGCGGTAGGACGTGATTTTAAATGA
- the pheA gene encoding prephenate dehydratase — protein MNIYYLGPKGTFSEQALIFYINQKRGYCVKELKTIPDIITMLCINEDDEGLVPIENSIEGTVNVTLDMLINDADGLKIKREIVIPISHCLIADKNLDFDEIKLVISHPQALAQCRDYIRRNLPNAEIVTADSTAKAVSEIKNKAHAAAIGNARAAEIYGAQIIDRDIQDVKNNFTRFVVLASSDCEYTGNDKTSLIFSVPNEPGSLYKILEVFARENVNMTKIESRPSRRKMGEYVFWVDIEGHRCDNRINKILGVLMGKTEFLKVLGSYPKYM, from the coding sequence ATGAACATTTACTACCTTGGACCGAAAGGCACATTTTCTGAACAAGCTCTTATCTTTTATATTAATCAAAAACGAGGATACTGCGTTAAGGAATTAAAGACAATTCCAGATATCATTACAATGTTGTGCATTAATGAAGATGATGAGGGATTAGTTCCGATAGAAAACTCTATAGAAGGCACTGTAAATGTCACATTGGATATGCTTATAAATGATGCTGATGGGCTTAAAATAAAAAGAGAGATAGTCATTCCTATATCTCATTGTCTTATCGCTGACAAAAATCTGGACTTTGATGAAATAAAGCTTGTAATCTCTCATCCACAGGCACTTGCTCAGTGTAGAGACTATATCAGGAGAAACTTGCCAAATGCTGAAATTGTAACTGCAGATAGTACGGCAAAAGCTGTTTCTGAAATAAAAAATAAAGCCCATGCTGCAGCAATAGGTAATGCCAGGGCTGCAGAAATTTACGGAGCGCAAATAATCGATAGAGACATACAAGATGTGAAAAACAATTTTACGAGGTTTGTCGTTCTTGCCTCAAGTGATTGCGAATACACAGGAAACGACAAGACATCTCTAATATTTTCTGTTCCAAATGAGCCGGGAAGTCTTTACAAGATATTAGAGGTGTTTGCCAGAGAAAATGTGAATATGACAAAGATAGAATCAAGGCCTTCCAGAAGGAAGATGGGCGAATACGTGTTTTGGGTTGACATTGAAGGTCATAGATGCGATAATCGCATTAATAAAATATTAGGTGTGTTGATGGGTAAAACGGAGTTTTTAAAGGTATTAGGTTCATATCCTAAATACATGTAA
- the aroB gene encoding 3-dehydroquinate synthase, with protein MEIVNVNLKNYSYPIYISNGILSDIGLYLRNHLRSGRAIIITDSNVSNIYLQNVEDALSKDGFAVSHLVIKAGEESKNLDTVKHLLEECFDFGLLRDSSVIALGGGVVGDIAGLVAALYMRGIDFIQIPTTLLAQVDSSVGGKVGVNLDEGKNIVGSFYQPKAVFIDTSVLKTLNRREVLGGISEIIKYGIIKDESLLNFLETNMDKILNLDDDMMRYLIKRSCEIKSDVVSKDEKENNIRAILNYGHTIGHALESITRYKKYIHGEAVAIGMYYAGKIALNRKYIDESYLLRIKNLLVSCGLPVDYGNIDKHEIVESIKHDKKNREGKIKFVLPLGYGNAEVFDILEDEILNVLN; from the coding sequence ATGGAAATCGTCAATGTAAATTTAAAAAATTATTCATATCCTATTTACATCTCAAATGGAATTTTAAGTGATATTGGGCTATATTTGAGAAACCACTTGAGAAGTGGAAGGGCAATCATAATCACTGATTCAAATGTGTCAAACATATATCTTCAAAACGTTGAAGACGCTTTATCGAAAGATGGTTTTGCCGTAAGTCACTTAGTTATAAAAGCTGGTGAAGAAAGTAAAAATTTAGACACAGTAAAACATTTGTTGGAGGAGTGTTTCGACTTTGGATTATTGAGGGATAGTTCTGTGATAGCATTAGGTGGAGGAGTTGTAGGTGATATAGCCGGACTTGTAGCTGCGCTGTACATGAGGGGTATAGACTTCATACAGATTCCGACAACTTTATTGGCGCAAGTTGACAGCAGTGTGGGAGGCAAGGTTGGAGTAAATTTAGATGAGGGGAAAAACATTGTTGGCTCATTTTATCAGCCAAAGGCTGTTTTCATTGATACAAGCGTACTGAAAACTCTAAATAGAAGGGAAGTTTTAGGAGGAATTTCGGAGATAATAAAGTACGGCATAATTAAAGATGAATCATTGCTTAATTTTTTAGAAACCAATATGGATAAAATATTAAATTTAGATGATGATATGATGAGATATCTGATTAAAAGATCATGTGAAATAAAAAGCGATGTTGTATCAAAAGATGAAAAAGAAAATAATATAAGAGCCATTTTAAACTATGGGCATACTATAGGACACGCCTTAGAATCAATTACGCGGTACAAAAAGTACATTCATGGTGAAGCTGTTGCAATTGGAATGTATTATGCTGGTAAAATCGCCTTAAACAGAAAGTACATCGATGAAAGTTATCTTTTGCGCATCAAAAATTTGTTGGTTTCATGCGGTCTTCCTGTTGATTACGGCAATATAGACAAGCATGAAATAGTTGAGAGCATAAAGCATGATAAGAAAAACAGAGAAGGCAAGATAAAGTTTGTCCTGCCGTTAGGATATGGCAATGCTGAAGTCTTCGATATTTTAGAAGATGAAATATTGAATGTATTGAACTAA
- the sdaAA gene encoding L-serine ammonia-lyase, iron-sulfur-dependent, subunit alpha — MYQFSSGFELLELTKKYNIPISEVVINYEHEMTGDDRDVIIEKMSSNLDVMRKSIERGLKEDVKSVGGFIGGDAKRLYDKIINNFTISGETVSKAVASAIAVSEVNAAMGKIVAAPTAGSSGVIPGALITIARKFGKNDDELIKSLFTSSGIGIIIAKNATLSGAEGGCQAEVGSASAMAAAALVELMGGSPDEALNAASFAIMNLLGLVCDPVAGLVEVPCVTRNAIGAANALICADLALSGMKSIIPFDDVVSAMDSVGKAMPCALRETAEGGLAKTATGIKLKMNMRE, encoded by the coding sequence TTGTATCAGTTTAGTAGTGGATTTGAATTACTGGAGCTTACAAAAAAATATAATATTCCTATATCGGAAGTCGTGATAAATTATGAGCACGAGATGACTGGCGATGATAGAGATGTAATAATAGAAAAGATGTCATCAAATCTTGATGTGATGAGAAAATCTATCGAAAGAGGCTTGAAAGAAGATGTAAAATCTGTAGGTGGTTTTATCGGCGGAGATGCTAAAAGATTGTACGATAAAATAATTAATAATTTTACAATAAGCGGTGAGACAGTTTCAAAAGCTGTTGCATCGGCTATTGCAGTATCAGAAGTAAATGCAGCGATGGGCAAAATTGTTGCAGCACCTACTGCTGGTTCCAGTGGCGTCATTCCGGGAGCGTTGATAACTATTGCAAGGAAATTTGGCAAAAATGATGATGAATTGATAAAATCCTTGTTTACATCATCTGGAATTGGAATAATAATCGCAAAAAATGCTACGCTTTCAGGTGCAGAAGGAGGATGTCAGGCTGAAGTGGGCTCAGCGTCGGCTATGGCTGCCGCTGCTTTAGTTGAATTGATGGGTGGTTCCCCTGACGAGGCCTTAAATGCAGCGTCTTTTGCCATTATGAATCTTTTGGGACTTGTATGTGATCCTGTAGCAGGGTTAGTGGAGGTTCCATGCGTCACGCGAAATGCAATTGGTGCTGCAAATGCTTTGATTTGCGCTGATCTGGCTTTATCTGGCATGAAAAGCATCATTCCTTTTGATGACGTTGTAAGTGCAATGGACAGTGTAGGGAAAGCTATGCCTTGTGCACTTAGAGAGACGGCTGAAGGAGGGCTTGCAAAGACTGCAACCGGCATTAAGCTGAAAATGAATATGAGAGAATAG
- the sdaAB gene encoding L-serine ammonia-lyase, iron-sulfur-dependent subunit beta yields the protein MREYSVFDIMGPVMIGPSSSHTAGAARLAKIARQIAGDDVKEVQFILYDSFANTYKGHGTDKALVAGIIGLDPDDERLPNSFELAKEQNISFSFVKSDKDASHPNTVRMIIKNNLGDVIEVLGSSIGGGNVVLKEINGMNVEFTGEYETLITKHIDKPGIIAMVTKVLSEHMINIAFMRVYRQLKGDMAIMVIESDQTIPEDVRVRIEHIDGIEKAIVVDSVIKHK from the coding sequence TTGAGAGAGTACAGCGTTTTTGATATAATGGGACCTGTCATGATTGGTCCCAGCAGTTCACATACAGCAGGAGCTGCACGGCTGGCAAAGATAGCCAGACAAATAGCAGGTGATGATGTAAAAGAAGTGCAGTTTATACTGTATGATTCTTTTGCAAACACATATAAGGGTCATGGCACTGACAAAGCGCTTGTCGCCGGAATCATAGGACTTGACCCAGATGATGAAAGGCTGCCTAATTCTTTTGAATTGGCAAAAGAGCAAAACATCTCATTTTCATTTGTAAAAAGCGATAAGGATGCATCACATCCTAATACAGTTAGAATGATTATAAAAAACAATTTAGGTGATGTTATTGAAGTATTGGGTTCGTCAATAGGCGGAGGCAATGTTGTGCTTAAAGAAATTAACGGCATGAATGTGGAGTTTACAGGAGAGTACGAGACGCTTATTACAAAGCATATTGACAAACCTGGTATCATAGCAATGGTGACAAAGGTCTTATCGGAGCATATGATAAATATAGCTTTTATGAGGGTGTACAGGCAGTTAAAGGGGGATATGGCTATTATGGTGATTGAATCAGATCAAACCATACCAGAAGATGTGCGAGTAAGAATAGAACATATTGATGGAATAGAGAAAGCTATAGTTGTAGACAGTGTGATAAAGCATAAATAA